Proteins from one Telopea speciosissima isolate NSW1024214 ecotype Mountain lineage chromosome 1, Tspe_v1, whole genome shotgun sequence genomic window:
- the LOC122649155 gene encoding surfeit locus protein 6 — MKKLQKEASTPPLGPELKSVIHKHSLFFDKLIELIPARFYLPADDKGKPWFQGLSKVAKASAKKESKENIKKARRERLDPETSSTTLDLLKKSLENEKTGEKLDEENEKEEIEHDGHSKGEDRSVTYEELRQRLHRRIEELRSTRGTDSSDKTKREKREKKQSKRKRSEEPEEKEPKVNESSAKTEKDISEASEALAFSHVKLGNEDDRGRKKRKLSKLQSLEEAKKLEEAKKDPEKGEIISKKHSWKAATGRAAGIKIHDDVKLISKSIKKEKKKHQKNVEKWKDRTETTQTNKAERQKIRSDNIAEKIHQKKMRRIAKREKKLMRPGFEGRK, encoded by the coding sequence ATGAAGAAGTTGCAGAAGGAGGCCTCTACGCCTCCTCTTGGTCCAGAGCTCAAATCTGTAATCCACAAGCATTCTCTGTTCTTTGATAAGTTGATTGAACTCATACCTGCGAGATTCTATCTTCCCGCTGATGACAAAGGGAAGCCATGGTTTCAGGGTTTGAGCAAGGTTGCAAAAGCTTCCGCGAAGAAGGAATCGAAAGAAAACATTAAGAAAGCTCGAAGAGAGAGATTGGACCCAGAGACATCTTCCACAACACTAGATCTTCTGAAGAAAAGtttggaaaatgaaaaaactggcGAGAAATTGGACGAAGAGAACGAAAAGGAAGAGATTGAACATGATGGACATTCGAAGGGGGAAGATCGATCTGTCACATACGAAGAACTTAGACAACGTCTGCACCGTCGAATCGAAGAGCTTCGTTCTACTCGAGGAACTGATTCTTCAGATAAAACtaagagggaaaagagagagaagaaacagaGTAAAAGGAAACGAAGCGAAGAACCCGAAGAAAAGGAACCGAAGGTTAATGAGTCCTCTGCCAAGACCGAGAAAGACATTTCTGAAGCCTCTGAGGCACTAGCGTTTAGTCATGTGAAACTCGGAAACGAAGACGACCGTGgtaggaagaagaggaagcttTCGAAGTTGCAGTCTCTTGAAGAGGCAAAGAAGCTGGAGGAGGCGAAGAAGGACCCGGAGAAGGGTGAGATAATCTCGAAGAAGCATTCATGGAAAGCGGCGACAGGTAGAGCTGCGGGTATTAAGATTCATGATGATGTTAAGCTCATAAGCAAGAGCattaagaaggagaagaagaagcatcagAAAAATGTTGAGAAGTGGAAGGACAGAACCGAGACTACACAGACGAATAAGGCAGAGAGACAGAAGATTAGGTCCGATAACATAGCTGAGAAGattcatcaaaagaaaatgCGGCGGATtgcaaaaagagagaaaaaactaATGCGCCCAGGTTTTGAAGGTCGCAAGTAG
- the LOC122649156 gene encoding protein disulfide-isomerase 5-1-like produces MKGILILFSLVIPLCGFTATRAEVITLTPDTFSDKVKEKDILWFVQFCVPWCKHCKNLGSLWEDLGRAMDGEDAIEIGQVDCSTSKPVCTKVDIHSYPTFKLFYDGEEVAKYQGSRDVESLKTFVLEEAEKAAAKAHLDSDKEL; encoded by the exons ATGAAAGGAAttcttattctcttctctcttgttaTACCTCTGTGTGGATTTACAGCTACAAGAGCTGAAGTTATAACGCTAACACCGGATACCTTCTCCGACAAG gtgaaggagaaggataTTTTGTGGTTTGTGCAATTCTGTGTTCCATGGTGTAAGCATTG TAAGAACTTGGGTTCATTGTGGGAGGACCTAGGAAGGGCCATGGATGGGGAAGATGCAATAGAGATAGGACAAGTTGACTGCTCCACAAGCAAACCAGTTTGTACCAAAGTTGACATCCATTCATATCCTACATTTAAGCTCTTTTATGATGGAGAAGAAGTTGCAAAATATCAGG GCTCTAGGGATGTTGAGTCTCTGAAAACATTTGTGTtagaagaagcagagaaagCAGCAGCAAAAGCACATCTCGATAGTGATAAAGAGTTGTGA
- the LOC122649154 gene encoding beta-1,4-xylosyltransferase IRX9-like, whose product MGSLDRSKKRVQLWKKAAFHFGFCFIMGFFTGFTPTSRASIFSAPIASNQSIKNQEVSPKAIEILKPVATKEVTLNRNLMVKIQVVVPETPVAVQNSSEDQQNKSPVKEEEEEDDVTLIPKKVLIVITPTTSNDLLHGALLRRMATTLKLVPPPLLWIVVEAHSDSTEISEILRNTGVMYRHLVFKEKFTDPEAELDHQRNIALNLIEYHRLDGIVHFAGLSNYYDLDFFEEIRETEVFGAWPIASVSGNRKRVVIEGPVCDSSRVIGWQIWGMNKHDQDLVKPIHISSFAFNSSVLWDPERWGRPSSVQDITQNSMKFVQQVVLEDESKLKGIPKGDCSKIMLWNVHIPRRQIMTYHSSPVTPPNSKHRW is encoded by the exons ATGGGTTCTTTAGATAGATCAAAGAAAAGAGTTCAGCTATGGAAGAAAGCTGCTTTccattttggtttttgtttcatTATGGGTTTCTTCACTGGTTTCACCCCTACCAGTAGAGCTTCAATTTTCTCTGCTCCTATTGCATCAAATCAATCCATCAAGAACCAGGAAGTTTCCCCCAAGGCTATTGAAATTTTAAAACCAGTAGCTACCAAAGAGGTGACCTTGAATAGAAATTTAATGGTTAAAATTCAGGTGGTAGTTCCTGAAACTCCAGTGGCAGTTCAGAATAGTTCAGAAGATCAGCAAAATAAATCTCcagtgaaagaagaagaagaagaagatgatgtaaCATTGATTCCTAAAAAGGTTTTGATTGTTATTACGCCGACGACATCGAATGATCTGCTTCACGGAGCCTTACTGAGAAGAATGGCTACTACACTGAAACTGGTTCCTCCACCTCTGCTTTGGATTGTTGTGGAAGCTCATTCAGACTCAACAGAGATATCAGAGATATTGAGGAACACAGGAGTCATGTACAGACACTTGGTTTTCAAGGAGAAATTCACAGACCCAGAAGCTGAATTGGATCATCAGAGGAATATTGCACTGAATCTAATAGAATATCATCGACTCGATGGGATTGTTCACTTCGCCGGGCTTTCTAACTATTATGATCTTGATTTCTTTGAAGAAATCAGAGAAACTGA GGTTTTCGGGGCATGGCCGATTGCTTCGGTATCTGGAAACAGGAAGAGGGTGGTGATCGAAGGCCCTGTATGCGATTCTTCGCGAGTTATAGGGTGGCAAATATGGGGCATGAACAAACATGATCAGGATCTGGTGAAACCAATTCATATTTCAAGTTTTGCATTCAACAGTTCTGTTCTCTGGGATCCTGAGAGATGGGGCCGTCCTTCATCTGTTCAAGACATCACACAG AACTCGATGAAATTCGTCCAACAAGTGGTTCTTGAAGATGAAAGCAAGTTGAAGGGAATCCCAAAAGGAGACTGCTCTAAAATTATGCTTTGGAATGTCCACATACCAAGAAGGCAGATTATGACTTATCACTCATCTCCAGTCACTCCACCAAATAGCAAACACAGATGGTAG
- the LOC122658747 gene encoding vicilin-like seed storage protein At2g28490 codes for MARMKRKATLLLFLFVIFSVPLAMGYNEEKEEGRDGDSRGRRRRERREEKEDLFLLRHSKEVVRTEAGEMRVVRDFTGKGKENPVHIGFINMEPKTLFLPQYIDSNLIFFVRRGEMKIGLIYKDRLVERQLKMGDVYRIQAGYAFYLVNTGDGQRLQVICSIDKFESNGQSRSKFESTEQGFFQSFFIGGGTYPTSVLTGFGSKILRAAFNISSSELEDILLSQKEGPIVYVPDAHQPGRWLSFMKLKQQEKLGGLMGMEGVEKEEEEDEELAQEMEEEQEGSWTGTWKNLLKSVTGKQKNKDRKSKVRSPDSYNLYDRKPDFQNSYGWSLAIDKHDYPPLKRSNIGIYLVNLTAGPMMAPHMNPRATEYGIVLSGEGSLQVVFPDGSSAMNAKLQEGDVFVVPRYFPFCQIASRSGPMEFFGFATSARKNRPQFLVGANSILQGMRGPELAAAFDISEERLGKLIDSQRESVILPTVPAFPQEKEEERKREEEEEEEKPAVPRMSH; via the exons ATGGCAAGGATGAAACGTAAAGCAACTCTGTTATTGTTCCTGTTTGTGATCTTCTCAGTTCCCCTGGCGATGGGAtataatgaagaaaaagaagaaggaagagacgGAGACAGTAGAGgtaggagaaggagagaacggagggaagagaaagaggattTGTTCTTGTTGCGACATTCGAAAGAGGTTGTAAGGACTGAAGCAGGGGAGATGAGAGTTGTGAGAGACTTCACAGGGAAGGGCAAAGAAAACCCAGTTCACATCGGCTTTATCAACATGGAACCAAAGACCCTTTTCCTTCCTCAGTATATTGATTCCAATTTGATCTTCTTTGTTCGCAGAG GGGAGATGAAGATCGGATTGATCTACAAAGATAGGCTGGTGGAGAGGCAATTGAAGATGGGTGATGTCTATAGAATCCAGGCTGGTTATGCATTCTACTTGGTGAACACTGGTGATGGCCAGAGGCTCCAGGTTATTTGCAGCATCGACAAATTCGAAAGCAATGGACAAAGCCGCTCTAAATTCGAGAGCACTGAACAAGGTTTCTTTCAG TCGTTCTTCATCGGAGGAGGAACGTATCCCACATCTGTGCTCACGGGGTTCGGCTCCAAGATCCTCAGAGCTGCATTCAAT ATTTCTTCGAGTGAATTGGAAGATATCTTGCTGAGCCAGAAAGAAGGACCCATCGTTTACGTACCAGACGCGCATCAGCCAGGCAGGTGGTTATCCTTCATGAAATTGAAGCAACAGGAGAAGTTGGGAGGGCTAATGGGTATGGAAggagtagaaaaagaagaagaagaagacgaagagctGGCacaagagatggaagaagaacaagagggGTCATGGACAGGGACGTGGAAGAATCTCTTGAAGTCCGTGACGGGGAAGCAGAAGAACAAGGATAGGAAGAGCAAAGTGCGATCACCTGACTCGTACAACCTTTATGACAGGAAGCCCGACTTCCAGAACAGCTATGGGTGGAGTCTTGCCATTGACAAGCACGATTACCCACCTCTCAAACGATCCAACATCGGCATTTATCTTGTCAACCTTACTGCT GGGCCGATGATGGCGCCGCATATGAACCCAAGAGCGACAGAGTACGGGATCGTGTTGAGCGGAGAAGGGTCATTGCAGGTGGTTTTCCCCGACGGAAGTTCGGCTATGAACGCAAAGTTGCAGGAAGGGGACGTGTTCGTGGTTCCCAGGTACTTTCCATTCTGTCAAATAGCTTCTCGGAGCGGGCCAATGGAGTTCTTCGGTTTCGCGACTTCGGCTCGGAAGAACCGCCCCCAGTTCCTGGTGGGTGCGAACTCCATCCTCCAGGGAATGAGGGGTCCCGAGCTAGCCGCCGCATTCGATATAAGCGAAGAGAGGCTCGGCAAATTGATCGATTCACAGCGTGAATCCGTCATTCTCCCTACCGTACCGGCTTTTCCacaggagaaggaagaggagaggaagagagaggaggaagaggaggaggagaagccTGCCGTGCCGCGAATGAGCCATTAG